The Candidatus Hydrogenedentota bacterium genome has a segment encoding these proteins:
- a CDS encoding aspartate kinase, whose protein sequence is MDRVTCKFGGTSLADASCIKNAIAIIKANPARRFIVPSAPGKRTPDDKKITDLLYAWHHMAQHGLDPSEPWRIIETRFSELAQALNLRFDVSAALKEIAAQAGENNDSDYMASRGEYLNGRLIAELLDATFIDPADCIFFKESGELDPRSYEALGESLKGDGLFVIPGFYGRKKDGTIKTFSRGGSDITGAIVARASHSSLYENWTDVPGFCMADPRIVPNAKRIEEITYRELRELSYMGATVLHDEAIFPVREPGIPINILNSRTPNEPGTMIVANRETSNPVCGIAGKAGFSMFNIDKTLMNKEQGFGRKLLSILEGMNISWEHMPSGIDTISVIMRDSEIKGKQEAILEEITRQLEPDELSLTTDLAIIATVGKGMNNHVGVAARLTQALAQAGVNIRIINQGSSEMNILIGVISEDLEKSVRAIYDAFHDWKNLT, encoded by the coding sequence AAATGCCATTGCCATTATTAAAGCCAATCCGGCACGACGCTTTATCGTCCCATCGGCTCCGGGTAAACGAACTCCCGACGACAAAAAGATTACCGATCTGCTCTACGCATGGCATCATATGGCACAACATGGCTTAGATCCCTCTGAACCATGGCGCATTATTGAGACCAGGTTCAGTGAACTCGCACAGGCGCTGAACCTTCGCTTCGATGTGAGCGCCGCATTAAAAGAGATTGCCGCACAAGCCGGCGAAAACAACGATTCCGACTATATGGCGTCCCGCGGAGAATACCTGAATGGCCGGCTCATCGCCGAACTGTTGGACGCAACCTTTATAGATCCTGCAGACTGCATCTTCTTTAAGGAAAGCGGCGAATTAGATCCCCGCAGTTACGAGGCACTGGGCGAAAGCTTGAAGGGTGACGGTCTCTTTGTCATACCCGGCTTCTACGGGCGCAAAAAAGACGGAACCATCAAAACCTTCTCACGGGGCGGAAGCGATATTACCGGCGCTATTGTGGCGCGCGCGTCACACTCAAGCTTGTATGAGAATTGGACAGATGTGCCCGGCTTTTGTATGGCTGATCCGCGAATCGTTCCCAATGCCAAACGCATTGAAGAAATTACCTACCGTGAATTGCGGGAACTCTCCTATATGGGCGCGACCGTGCTCCACGATGAGGCTATTTTCCCCGTACGTGAACCGGGTATCCCCATCAACATCCTGAACAGCCGCACCCCCAATGAGCCGGGAACCATGATTGTCGCCAATCGCGAAACATCCAATCCCGTTTGCGGTATTGCCGGGAAAGCCGGCTTTTCTATGTTCAACATTGATAAAACGCTCATGAACAAAGAACAGGGTTTCGGCAGAAAGCTCTTGTCTATTTTGGAAGGCATGAATATTAGCTGGGAACACATGCCCTCCGGCATTGATACCATATCGGTCATTATGCGTGATAGTGAAATCAAGGGAAAGCAAGAGGCCATCTTGGAAGAAATCACGCGACAGTTGGAGCCCGATGAACTCAGCCTTACCACGGATCTGGCGATTATTGCCACTGTCGGCAAAGGAATGAATAATCACGTGGGCGTAGCAGCCCGTTTGACCCAAGCTCTTGCTCAAGCCGGGGTTAATATTCGCATCATCAATCAAGGCTCTTCCGAAATGAATATCCTCATAGGCGTGATTTCTGAAGATTTGGAGAAATCAGTCCGTGCTATTTATGATGCCTTCCACGACTGGAAGAACTTGACGTAA